A genomic segment from Aegilops tauschii subsp. strangulata cultivar AL8/78 chromosome 1, Aet v6.0, whole genome shotgun sequence encodes:
- the LOC109767144 gene encoding putative F-box/FBD/LRR-repeat protein At4g03220 isoform X2: MAGDPRLPGGIDRISGLTDDLLGHILSFMPVWEAVRLSALSRRWRGAWAHAPVLNISDKQHPDRFLDFAGAALARYGQPDIPSLAVTIGRRSSLGPATAAWLRGAMEHVVGSIRVQVDRHTPPLDQLVLPRSLRATAMALDLSGDVLSKGVLVLPEPAEPAPFRRMTELSLSSVRLQVQPDRLGEFLSSCFPQLRKLRLRKVCNVAAEPRLWPLMLDMDMLELEVDSIHQLTVLQVVAAKLRLLIVRHCFESLAVLRADIVFKVFAPGLEVISWTGWFPKQLNFLPDAQCLLETCCGADRLDLCVDIYDGWVPSMVSKQDFMERMPHLPNIRTLSLTIVAILRMLRSPIGEIVFCFLRRCPNLTLLHIDLSTLHQFTRQDPRYLVFPEDDAETKAAKPCQDREYDPRKAHKYQLRLGSLRKIRISGFAGTDAEMELADLLFGIGAERSALEGISISSFAQLKGRIGRIAQKMRARFPLVGGRWEISSLEESTWTKNNDGLERSNALRSTTIM; this comes from the exons ATGGCCGGGGACCCGCGACTTCCCGGCGGCATCGACCGGATAAGCGGCCTCACGGACGACCTGCTCGGGCACATCCTCTCCTTCATGCCCGTCTGGGAGGCTGTGCGCCTGTCCGCGCTCTCCAGGCGGTGGCGGGGCGCCTGGGCCCACGCCCCCGTCCTCAACATCTCCGATAAGCAGCACCCGGACCGGTTCCTCGACTTCGCCGGCGCGGCGCTCGCGCGGTACGGCCAGCCCGACATCCCGTCCCTCGCCGTGACCATCGGTCGCCGGTCCAGTCTCGGCCCCGCCACGGCCGCTTGGCTCCGCGGCGCCATGGAGCACGTCGTCGGATCTATCCGCGTCCAGGTGGACCGGCACACCCCTCCGCTGGATCAGCTGGTTCTGCCACGCAGCCTGCGAGCCACGGCCATGGCCCTGGACTTGAGCGGCGACGTCCTCTCCAAAGGCGTGCTCGTCCTCCCGGAGCCTGCCGAACCTGCCCCTTTCCGGCGGATGACAGAGCTGAGCCTCTCGAGCGTGCGTCTGCAGGTGCAGCCAGACAGGCTTGGCGAGTTCTTGTCGTCATGCTTCCCCCAGCTGAGGAAGCTGCGCCTTCGCAAAGTTTGCAATGTGGCCGCGGAGCCGAGACTCTGGCCACTGATGCTCGATATGGACATGCTCGAGCTGGAGGTCGACAGCATCCACCAACTAACGGTGCTGCAGGTAGTGGCTGCCAAACTCCGGCTGCTGATCGTGAGACACTGCTTCGAGAGTCTGGCTGTGCTCCGCGCCGACATCGTGTTCAAGGTCTTCGCGCCGGGGCTGGAGGTGATCAGCTGGACCGGCTGGTTCCCGAAGCAGCTCAACTTCCTACCCGACGCGCAATGT TTGCTCGAGACATGCTGTGGAGCTGACCGGCTAGATCTTTGTGTCGACATCTATGATGGATGGGTTCCATCCATGGTATCAAAACAG GATTTCATGGAACGCATGCCACACCTTCCCAACATCAGGACACTCTCCCTGACGATCGTCGCGATTCTCCGAATGCTTCGCTCTCCAATTGGTGAAATTGTCTTCTGCTTCCTTAGGCGATGCCCGAACCTAACTCTGCTTCACATCGACCTATCGACGCTGCACCAGTTTACAAGGCAGGATCCGCGTTATCTTGTGTTTCCG GAAGATGATGCTGAAACTAAAGCTGCAAAGCCATGTCAAGACCGCGAATATGATCCGCGTAAAGCACACAAATACCAATTGCGACTAGGCTCTCTTCGAAAGATAAGAATAAGTGGCTTTGCCGGAACGGATGCTGAGATGGAGCTCGCCGATCTTCTTTTCGGAATTGGAGCCGAGCGGTCGGCGCTCGAGGGGATATCTATATCATCATTTGCACAGCTGAAGGGTCGCATTGGCAGGATCGCCCAGAAGATGAGGGCACGGTTCCCTCTTGTAGGAGGGCGCTGGGAAATCTCTTCCTTGGAAGAGAGCACGTGGACGAAGAACAATGATGGCCTGGAAAGATCAAATGCTCTTAGATCAACAACCATAATGTAG
- the LOC120972786 gene encoding uncharacterized protein isoform X1, producing the protein MAPPSSYPPPTPPEPEHRRQNREERLHVLARCSHAADRNIFISRCKVAKLLFKNLSKGQHESSRLSIETEPYPLQVKAMVNSYRILRAYTKRARARRRWMTSDRRPVLGISRG; encoded by the exons ATGGCTCCTCCCTCCTCctaccccccccccaccccccctgAACCTG AACATAGAAGACAAAACAGAGAAGAGAGACTACATGTTCTTGCAAGATGCAGTCATGCTGCTGACAGAAACATTTTTATCTCAAGGTGCAAG GTTGCGAAATTGTTGTTCAAAAACTTATCTAAAGGCCAACATGAATCATCAAGACTGTCAATTGAAACTGAACCATACCCTTTGCAGGTGAAG GCCATGGTTAACAGCTACAGGATCCTCCGCGCCTACACGAAAAGGGCTCGAGCGAGAAGACGATGGATGACATCTGATCGGAGACCTGTCCTTGGCATTTCTAGGGGCTAG
- the LOC109767144 gene encoding putative F-box/FBD/LRR-repeat protein At4g03220 isoform X1, translating into MAGDPRLPGGIDRISGLTDDLLGHILSFMPVWEAVRLSALSRRWRGAWAHAPVLNISDKQHPDRFLDFAGAALARYGQPDIPSLAVTIGRRSSLGPATAAWLRGAMEHVVGSIRVQVDRHTPPLDQLVLPRSLRATAMALDLSGDVLSKGVLVLPEPAEPAPFRRMTELSLSSVRLQVQPDRLGEFLSSCFPQLRKLRLRKVCNVAAEPRLWPLMLDMDMLELEVDSIHQLTVLQVVAAKLRLLIVRHCFESLAVLRADIVFKVFAPGLEVISWTGWFPKQLNFLPDAQCVRRLSGIIVNWPSISWADYCLPGVMQLLETCCGADRLDLCVDIYDGWVPSMVSKQDFMERMPHLPNIRTLSLTIVAILRMLRSPIGEIVFCFLRRCPNLTLLHIDLSTLHQFTRQDPRYLVFPEDDAETKAAKPCQDREYDPRKAHKYQLRLGSLRKIRISGFAGTDAEMELADLLFGIGAERSALEGISISSFAQLKGRIGRIAQKMRARFPLVGGRWEISSLEESTWTKNNDGLERSNALRSTTIM; encoded by the exons ATGGCCGGGGACCCGCGACTTCCCGGCGGCATCGACCGGATAAGCGGCCTCACGGACGACCTGCTCGGGCACATCCTCTCCTTCATGCCCGTCTGGGAGGCTGTGCGCCTGTCCGCGCTCTCCAGGCGGTGGCGGGGCGCCTGGGCCCACGCCCCCGTCCTCAACATCTCCGATAAGCAGCACCCGGACCGGTTCCTCGACTTCGCCGGCGCGGCGCTCGCGCGGTACGGCCAGCCCGACATCCCGTCCCTCGCCGTGACCATCGGTCGCCGGTCCAGTCTCGGCCCCGCCACGGCCGCTTGGCTCCGCGGCGCCATGGAGCACGTCGTCGGATCTATCCGCGTCCAGGTGGACCGGCACACCCCTCCGCTGGATCAGCTGGTTCTGCCACGCAGCCTGCGAGCCACGGCCATGGCCCTGGACTTGAGCGGCGACGTCCTCTCCAAAGGCGTGCTCGTCCTCCCGGAGCCTGCCGAACCTGCCCCTTTCCGGCGGATGACAGAGCTGAGCCTCTCGAGCGTGCGTCTGCAGGTGCAGCCAGACAGGCTTGGCGAGTTCTTGTCGTCATGCTTCCCCCAGCTGAGGAAGCTGCGCCTTCGCAAAGTTTGCAATGTGGCCGCGGAGCCGAGACTCTGGCCACTGATGCTCGATATGGACATGCTCGAGCTGGAGGTCGACAGCATCCACCAACTAACGGTGCTGCAGGTAGTGGCTGCCAAACTCCGGCTGCTGATCGTGAGACACTGCTTCGAGAGTCTGGCTGTGCTCCGCGCCGACATCGTGTTCAAGGTCTTCGCGCCGGGGCTGGAGGTGATCAGCTGGACCGGCTGGTTCCCGAAGCAGCTCAACTTCCTACCCGACGCGCAATGTGTACGCCGACTGTCCGGCATCATTGTCAACTGGCCCAGCATATCGTGGGCTGACTACTGTTTGCCGGGTGTCATGCAGTTGCTCGAGACATGCTGTGGAGCTGACCGGCTAGATCTTTGTGTCGACATCTATGATGGATGGGTTCCATCCATGGTATCAAAACAG GATTTCATGGAACGCATGCCACACCTTCCCAACATCAGGACACTCTCCCTGACGATCGTCGCGATTCTCCGAATGCTTCGCTCTCCAATTGGTGAAATTGTCTTCTGCTTCCTTAGGCGATGCCCGAACCTAACTCTGCTTCACATCGACCTATCGACGCTGCACCAGTTTACAAGGCAGGATCCGCGTTATCTTGTGTTTCCG GAAGATGATGCTGAAACTAAAGCTGCAAAGCCATGTCAAGACCGCGAATATGATCCGCGTAAAGCACACAAATACCAATTGCGACTAGGCTCTCTTCGAAAGATAAGAATAAGTGGCTTTGCCGGAACGGATGCTGAGATGGAGCTCGCCGATCTTCTTTTCGGAATTGGAGCCGAGCGGTCGGCGCTCGAGGGGATATCTATATCATCATTTGCACAGCTGAAGGGTCGCATTGGCAGGATCGCCCAGAAGATGAGGGCACGGTTCCCTCTTGTAGGAGGGCGCTGGGAAATCTCTTCCTTGGAAGAGAGCACGTGGACGAAGAACAATGATGGCCTGGAAAGATCAAATGCTCTTAGATCAACAACCATAATGTAG
- the LOC120972786 gene encoding uncharacterized protein isoform X2 has protein sequence MAPPSSYPPPTPPEPEHRRQNREERLHVLARCSHAADRNIFISRCKVAKLLFKNLSKGQHESSRLSIETEPYPLQVKIGHG, from the exons ATGGCTCCTCCCTCCTCctaccccccccccaccccccctgAACCTG AACATAGAAGACAAAACAGAGAAGAGAGACTACATGTTCTTGCAAGATGCAGTCATGCTGCTGACAGAAACATTTTTATCTCAAGGTGCAAG GTTGCGAAATTGTTGTTCAAAAACTTATCTAAAGGCCAACATGAATCATCAAGACTGTCAATTGAAACTGAACCATACCCTTTGCAGGTGAAG ATAGGCCATGGTTAA
- the LOC109767145 gene encoding uncharacterized protein: MDVPAAPAMAFKAYKYKEVLVRDYLLADSYAPYAAVLGGILMCKLAYDFTRIISSFNFKGYASLNNMQKIEWNNRGMSTVHAIFITVMSVYLVFFSGMFSDQLDGPVTVRSSSLSSFTLGVSIGYFITDIAMIYWLYPALGGMEYVIHHMLSLMSTMYAMLSGEAHVYIYMGLITETTTPGINLRWFLDVAGMKNSKAYLVNGVAMVVTWLVARIILFMYLFYHMFVHYDQIKKMNTFGYFLVLIAPCIIFVMNVLWFSKILKGLKKTMAKRHAE, translated from the exons ATGGATGTGCCTGCGGCTCCAGCCATGGCATTTAAAGCCTACAAGTACAAAGAGGTTCTTGTCAGGGACTACTTGCTCGCAGACTCGTATGCTCCATACGCTGCTGTGCTCGGGGGGATCCTGATGTGCAAATTG GCCTATGATTTCACGCGCATTATCAGTTCATTTAACTTCAAAGGTTATGCTTCTCTTAACAATATGCAGAAGATCGAATGGAACAACAG GGGGATGTCCACTGTCCATGCAATATTCATTACAGTTATGTCAGTATACCTAGTGTTCTTCTCGGGTATGTTTTCTGACCAGCTGGATGGACCAGTAACAGTGAGAAGTTCAAGCCTCTCCAGTTTTACATTAGGG GTCTCTATTGGGTATTTCATTACAGACATTGCCATGATATATTGGCTTTACCCTGCCCTTGGTGGAATGGAGTAT GTTATCCACCACATGCTGTCACTTATGTCTACAATGTACGCTATGCTTTCTGGGGAAGCACATGTATACATATACATGGGTCTCATCACTGAGACTACAACGCCAGGAATCAATCTAAGATG GTTCCTTGATGTTGCTGGAATGAAGAACTCCAAAGCTTACCTTGTTAACGGAGTTGCAATGGTTGTTACTTGGCTG GTTGCAAGGATAATCCTGTTCATGTACTTGTTTTACCACATGTTTGTACATTATGACCAG ATTAAGAAGATGAACACCTTCGGCTATTTTCTGGTACTTATTGCGCCTTGCATAATCTTCGTGATGAATGTGCTTTGGTTCTCCAAGATCCTAAAAGGCCTCAAGAAGACGATGGCCAAGAGGCATGCTGAGTAG